Genomic DNA from Lactuca sativa cultivar Salinas chromosome 8, Lsat_Salinas_v11, whole genome shotgun sequence:
ctcatgtaatacatgagtcttatACCTAGTATATAATAATAGAGGTGTTAATTAAAggattgattaattttttattaaaaaataaaaatatcacataatgacatgtggcaaaaatcttgaaaaaatgacaagtgtcaaaaaaaattcatttattagGATAGATTCGGTACAATTCACAAACATTTTGATAGAAATTTCAATTGTTATTTTTACCGTTTTACCTTCTTATTATATTGAAAACAATCATCTCTAATAAATAAGAATCCTATTGCTATATATAATtttctctttcaatttgtcaaatgttaaTTTGTGGTAATTTAGAGATATTTTTTTCCGCTtgtcattattttattttttatttttcattatatcattaatttagtttctataaattaaatataccataataactatattaatttcagatttcaaattttaattttaaattctaatAAATACAATTCAAACGTTCGTATTTaacattttgtaataattaaCCAATTTTGTACACGGGTCTGACAACTAAACacgtaattttaatttatttatttttttgcatgttttttttaaatttatttctcataatttttatttatttcaaatttcaaatacaAAATAAACTTCCCATTTACTCCTtcctatttaacattttgttttaatcaactcgtataatatacgggtttcacaattAGTGTGTAGATAAAACTATCTCGTCAAAGGAAGTCAACTATTCACAATTCTTTTTAGAAACATCGTGTTTTCCCTATTTACTCGCAAAAAATATACAATGCTCCCGAGTGGTTCACAAATTTGCTTGTATTCCGTAATTTGCAGCTTAAATTCGCGAGTTATTTTGTAGTAAAATGTCTTTAGTTTCGAAAATAGCAATGTTGGAATTCCATACATTCACTATAAATTGGTGTTCATGGGAATCTATTTTAATAATAGGTGTATGCTAGCTTAGCTGTTTAATGTCCTTCTCAAGTCCTTATTAATGGTTTTCATGTCTTTTTTTTTGTGATGTTTGCTTAGATTAGCTTGGTATCTGTTTGCCATGTTTTAAAGATGAGACATGTAAGTCCTAGTACACAAGATAGGATGTATGCTAAGACCCTACACTTGAAGCATATGTAATCTTGTTTATTCTCTCTTACCCAATTCTAGAACTATGAAACTGAGTCTTACTTAATTTAACTGCACTcttgagacacacacacacacacacacacatatatatatatatatatatatatatatatatatatatatatatatatatatatatatatatatatatatatatatatatatatatatatataatcacttgAAAGTCATGTCCCAAATATGTGTTACGTCGATCAAATTGAATGGTTTAATCTTCTTACATAACTGTTTTTTTGCTTTATTATTATGATTCTCTTGAAGTTCTTAGTAGATATAGAAAAATATATTGAATAATTGAAATCATTAGTCGAAGTGCATAAGTATTGATATCTCCCTCCATCATGTGTGTTGAATGATCCACTAACTATGTATGAGATCTAACGGTGCCTCTGTTTTATTACATTTTTCGGTAAATATTGATTTGTCAATTTACCAAGTAAACATGATCCACATTTCTCATACGATTTCAATCATATAAGTCTAATAGTCTACCATAATGGAGTTTAGATATGTATATCTTGACAAAACCATATTTAAATTAAATCACTTCAAggttatatacatatatttttaatattccATTTTATTTTAAGATTAACATAGAAATATAATCACCGTGAATCACattcaaattttaaatatattaaaaaacatgATATATTAAATCATTAAAAGAGTGTAAGAGTCTACACAAACCCAAAAACTTTTGCAAGTTAATGTTCAAGGTTGTTAGGTGTATATTTATTTGTGCTTTGTAATATATCTTTGTATTTTTGGTATTTGTGTGGCCCTTCTATATTTTGCCCACAATCATAGATCTTTCCATATGTTGTATTATATATTGGTGGAATGCATTTTGTATTGACAGGGAAAAAACTCTCgttaacatggtatcagagcattaaacCAACCCTAGCCgccttctttttttgtttttgtgtttttttttcctgCTCTGTTTACTGTTCTTCTCCTCTTAAGTCAATTCTATGGCTTCTCACCTTGATAAGATGTATGGAATCACCAACATCAAGTCATATGTTCCTTTGATCCTTGATCTTGACAGACTAAACTACGATGCATGGCGTGAGTTCTTCAAGAATCATTGTACTGCATATAAAGTTTTCGGTCACCTCGATGGCACCAATCATAAACCAACCGATCAAGATTGGTGTACTGCTGATTCAATCGTACGTGAAACAATGGCTATTTGGCACTCTCtctcaacctctcatccaaacCATATTGATACCTGATGCGACAGCCGCTCAATTGTGGAAAGCCATTGAAGACCTTTTTCGTGACAACAAAGAAGCAAATGCAATAGAACTCGAGAATCAACTCAGAAACATTGTTATAGGTGACTCCAATGTTATGGAATACTACACACGCATCAAAACTATCTCTGATCTCTTAACCAACATCGGTTCCAAAGTTCCCGAACGCACTCTCGTCACATACGCTCTTAACGGCTTGTCATCAAAATTCGATCACATCGCCACTACATTTCGTCATAGAAATCCGTTCCCTACACTCCTGGAGATGCGATCTATTCTCTCCATTGAAGaacaaacacttcaaaatcaacaaaatcggATACCCCAAGCCTCTCATACGGATTCTTCATCATCTCACCACGTTTTAAACGCCAATCATCAAACTCAATCTTCTAATTCCAGCAACATCTGAGGCAATAATCGTGGTGGTGGTCGAAATAGGGGTGGTGGTCGAGGATGGAATGGTGGCAGAGGCAGACATGGCCATCGCAATAACGGAGGCGCGTTCTCGTTTCCATCGGCAGCTCCTCATCCCAACGGACGCTGGGTTTTCATCCCAGCCGACCAGCAATCTGGGCTCCTTCCTTCACCTAATCAAGGTGCTCGCTGGCCCACTCCCTTGCAAGCCCAATCAAGGCAGCAACCAATTTGGGCCAATCAGCACACAACCCAACAAGCATTTTTTGTTGGACCTCAACCACTTCAGTCGTTTAATTGGCAGCAGGCCCATAACTTTGTGGATCAGCCCACAACACTCCCTCAAGCTTTCACTACTATGAACCTTCAGGACCCCGGAACGGCAGATTGGTACATGGATACCGGGGCGACTGCTCATCTTCCTGCCGACTCAAGTATACTCAATTCCATTAAAAATAATTGTAATAATTTTTCAGTCATAGTCAGTGACAGATCTCGCATTCCGGTTACCCATGTCGGAAACTCCTCTCTTTATCAACATTCTTTTCGTCCTCTAAGTCTTAAAAATGTCCTTATTACACCTCAAATTATTAAAAATCTCATTTCTATTCGAAAATTGACTCGTGACAATAAATGTTCTATTGAATTTGACGAGTTTGGTTTTTCTGTGAAGGATTATCTCACCAAACAAACCCTCATTCGATGTGACAGCACGGGTGACCTCTATCCCTTCTCAAAACAACTTCCTCAAGTGTTTCTCAGTGTTAGTTCTTCCACGTGGCATCAACGACTTGATCATCCCGGCACTCAAGTCTTCAACCATTTACTATCAAAAAAGTTTATCTCTTGTAATAACAAAGATCCTAGTATCTTATGTCATGCTTGTCAGCTTGGCAAGCATGTCCGTTTGTTGTTTCATTTATCTCAAACTGATGCTAACTTTCCTTTTCATGTCATTCATTCCGATGTTTGGACTTCCCCTCTAACAAGTCATAGTGGAATaaaatattatgttatttttcttAATCAATATTCTCATTTTGTGTGGGTGTATCCGTTACGAAATAAATCTGATGTTTTCTCtaaatttctccatttttgagcaTACGTTAATAACCAATTCAAAACCgatattcaaaattttcaatgcGATAATGGCAAAGAATTTGATAACAAACACTTTCACCACCTTTGTACCACTAATGGCATTCACATGCGCTTCTCTTGCCCCTACACGTCCCAACAAATTGGTAAATCCGAACGTATGCTTCGAACCCTCAACAACATCATTCGAACCCTGTTATTCCAAGCCCATCTTCCACCCACTTATTGGGTGGAAGCTATTCATATGGCAACCCATCTCTTAAATATTCTACCCTCTACCACTCTCAAACATGACACTCCATTTCACAAACTCTTCCAGAAACACCCCTCCTATACTCACCTTCATGTTTTCGGATGTCTTTGTTACCCCCATTTCAACAACACTAGCAAACTCCAACCCCGATCCACTCCATGCATCTTCCTTGGTTATCCTTCCAATCATAAAGGATATCGATGTCTCGATCTTCATACCAAAGAAATCATCATTTCCCGACATGTTGTTTTTGATGAATCAGTATTTCATTTCGGCTCAATGACCCCTCATCAGTCTCCCCATTATGATTTCCTTAATATTGAAGATCAACGGAACTATTTTAACGATCCAACCATTCCCTCTCAACCTTCCCTTCATCATCCCGACCCAAGCACAACCACCGTCGATACCGCCACCCAACACCTTGAAAGTGACATCAACTCCACTCCCTCCTTGTCTGCTTCGGCGTCTTCTCCTTCTCCTTCCACTCAACCCCCTCTCACCCAAAATAACCCCCCACCACACTCTCAACCCTTTTTTCCCACCTCCACTCGCACTCATCATATGCAAACCCGTGCTCGTCATGGAATCTTCAAGCCCATTGATAAATTAAACCTTCACACCCAGCCCTCCCAATCTCCTCTTCCCAAAAACTACTCTCAAGCATTTCAAGACCCAAACTGGCACAATGCTATGACTGAAGAATTTAATGCACTTATTTCTAATGGGACTTGGGTACTTGTGCCTCAGCGCCCCACTGCAAATGTTGTTAACTGTATTTGGCTTTTTAAGAAGAAACATAATGCAGATGGATCTCTCGCTcggtataaggcacgactggttgccaACGATCGCAGTCAACGAGTTGGCATTGATTGTGATGAGACTTTCAGCCCGGTTGTGAAACCGGCTACCATCCGGACTATCCTTAGTTTGGCTATTTCACACCACTGGCCGGTTCACCAGTTGGATGTGAAAAATGCATTTCTACATGGTCTCTTACAAGAGACCGTTTACATGCATCAGCCCCCGGGCTTTCGTGATCGATCTTTTCTGGATCATGTTTGCTTACTTCAGAAGTCCATATATGGACTCAAGCAAGCACCGCGAGCGTGGTATCATCGGTTTGCTCAATTCATTACAGGGTTCGGCTTTACTAACAACAAATCTGATTCCTCTTTGTTCATCTACAGTCAGGGCGCTCAGACTGCATATTTATtactttatgttgatgatatcattttgaCTGCATCATCTTCCATTCTCTTACATAAGGTCATCACCACTCTTCGTTCAGAGTTTTCCATGACTGACCTAGGCACCCTGAACTATTTTCTAGGTATTGCTATTACTAGAGACAAACATGGTATGTTCTTATCACAGCAGAAGTATGCCACCGAGATCCTTGAGCGGGCTAAGATGCTCAATTGCAAACCAACTCGCACTCCCGCCGACACATCAGCTAAATTTGATGGCACATGTCCTCCTGTCAGTGATCCGACTCTCTACAGGAGCCTTGCAGGAGCTCTTCAGTACCCCACATTCACAAGACTGACATCACTTATGCAGCTCAACAGGTTTGTCTTTACATGCATGATCCTCGAGAGCCTCACTTCTCCGCTCTCAAGCGCATTTTGAGATATATTCGAGGTACTCTTGATCACGGTTTACAACTGTATGTATCTCCGTCTCGTGGTCTTATTGCCTATTCTGATGCCGATTGGGCTGGTTGCCCCACCACACGTCGCTCCACTTCCGGTTACTGTGTTTTTATGGGTCAAAACCTCCTCTCTTGGTCGTCCAAGAGACAAGGTACCATTTCGAGATCCAGTGTTGAAGCTGAGTATCGGGGAGTTGCAAATGTTGTTACTGAGACCTGTTGGTTGTGTAACTTGCTTCGCGAGCTTCACTACCCACCTCCTTCTGCTACATTTGTGTATTGTGATAACGTTAGTGCCGTTTATTTGTCCGCCAATCCGGTTCAGCATCAACGCACAAAACATATAGAGATAGATATTCACTTTGTGCGAGATAAAGTCGCTATGGGTCAGATTCGAGTTCTTTGTGTCCCGTCTTCGTCTCAATAtgctgatatcttcaccaaaggaCTTCCTTCCACATTGTTCCTTGACTTTAGATCCAGTCTGAACGTCCGTTCAAGACCTTCCGTTCTAACTACGGGGGGATGTTAGCTGTATATTTATTTGTGCTTTGTAATGTATCTTTGTATTTTTGGTATTTGTGTGACCTTTCTATATTTTGCCCACAATCATAGATCTTTCCATATGTTGTATTATATATTGGTGGAATGCATTTTGTATTGACAGGGAAAAAACTCTTGTTAACAAAGGTAATATACATGTTCTAGGCAACACCAATCCATAAAATGTAAAGTGATGATAACAACAATTGTACTACTACCTACTCTATGATTCTTCGTCCCTCGAACCAACAACTCTATCCTCCGACATTCCTACACTTCAAGCATGTAAGTTCATAACTTGTACATATACCAGAAGATTTAGAAGGTATGTCAAAAATATAGATATGATGAAGTACCAATCATATATTGGATTCATACTTCTTTGTCTTCGGATATATGGTCGGATCCGGCCAAGACCTCTTATTGGATTTATAAATACAATTGCCATTTATTGACTTATGGTATAATCAatataattttattcatttaaaactttttattctAACACTAAAAAAACTGATGGGATTATCCATCAATATCATTATAAACTTGTACGAACTAAAAGTTATAGAATCGAGTCAAAACATTCTTTTGTTTCATTATTGTTAATTTTACTAGCTTAGTcaacataaaaaagaaaataaaagacaTAAAGTCGGAGATGGGCCAGGGGTTACCGACACAAAGATTTGGAACCGTTTTTCAACGTTCAACACTCAGCTCGCCATAACATTTCGTTACAacttattaaaattaaaaaatgtaaatagATCATCTTGTATTATAACAGAAAATCTTTCTTTGGCCCACACAGAGTCGTACAAATCtacaacttatttatttattacgcTTTTATTAAACAAAATTGGAAACAACAAAGAGTATGTGTATCAATATAAGTAGGTATAAATGACGTGCTAAAAGAATACAAAACAAAAcattatgtcttttttttttttttttttttttctttttaatatgcATTCTAAACATGCCGTGTtgatttataatatttttttctttgaacagccaaaatatataaaaacacaaatttagCAAACCGATAGACTAGAACCAACAAAATTACATTGGGTTTTTTAACCAATCAATCCAACTAACACATCAATTGGACAACTTAAGCCAATGATACCTTTTAACAAAATTATATGGTAATGATGGTGGTTTCGATAATGTTGGTAATTAATCTCGGGTCGGGTCCATGGGCTCGAATTCTTGCTTCTTATTGCAAACTTAGGAAGCGAGGTTTAGAGGTGGATTCGGTCCTTGCCAAAAAAGTTGGTAATGGGAGATTGACTAGATTTTGAAAAGAAAGATGGAATGGAGATTTATTGTCTTTTAGATTCTCAAGGTTATTTGAACTAGAGATTGATAAAGATTGTTTGCGGCTCATAGACGTATGAATGGAGAGTGTAATAGGAAGTGGCGCCGTAATATTCATCTTGGAGAGGAGCTCAATCAGCTCTCGGTTTTTTTGGAAAGCCTTCAAAATATTGTTCTTAATGATAATCAAGATATTTGGTTGTTGGATATTGGAAAAGATGGTATGTTTACGGTGGAGATACTAGAAGATGGATTGATGATCAGATTCTTCCTTCCATGGATAACGAAACTAGATGGAATCCTTACGTGCGTAGGAATGTAAACATTTTGATTTGGCATGTTATCTTGGATAAAATACCTACTAGATTTAATCCGTTGTCTATGGATATTGAGGTTTATTGCATTTTATGTCCTATATGTTGAACAATTTTTACATCTTTTTGTTAAATGTGAAGTTGCTGCTATAATTTGCGATGAAATATTTCTTTGCCTAGAGTTGGATCGTATGGATTTTAACTTTATCCATGACTTTTTTTACTTTGATTGATAACCTTCCGTGCAACtccataaataataataataataataataataataataataataataataataataaaccgtTGATACCACGATTTGGTACATTTGAAAATCCAGAAATAGTTTGGTGTTCCAACCGTCCATCAAAGATCTATCTTTTTTGTGGTTCGTTAATAGAAGTCGTAAGGTTTCTTTAGATTGGATTATGTGGTTAAAAAACCCTTTGAACTTTTTGTAATGTTTTCCTAGCTCCTTACTAGTTTTTCTTTTTCAATATATTTGTTGGTTGTTTTAAAAAATGGTTCGGGAAGTTATAAACATCAAGCATGTTTCCAACCACCGAGTCATtttattataagatattatcatttttcttttttagaacggcaaatatttattaaaaagtcTAGCAAGCAGCTAGACAACCAAAAAACAATCGGGAAATAGCCAATTTCAGATTATGAAGTCATCAAACCAAATTTATGTATTTTCTTATTCTAGCACTACACCACAAATAAGACTGTGTaactattttatcaaaaagaATTGCCATAATTGGTTTTGTAGACGCAAACAATGCCACCGCAACGAATAAAAAAATGAAGCCATCAAACCAAATTTATGTATTTTCTTATTCTAGCACTACACCACAAATAAGATTATGTAACTATTTTATCAATATGAATTgcaatcattggttttgtagacACAAACAAACGAGCATGTCTGAAAGCCCAACTATGCCACCGCAACGGAAAAAAAAACGCTTCCAAACAACAATTTATACCTCCCTGTAACCGTAAATCAGATAACCAAATCAACCACTATTCATAGCAAGAGAAGTCCAGAATAACAAAAATCCACCATTTAGCAATATGAGTCATAAGATCTTTAATCACATGATACACAAAGAACAAATGACATACATATTTCAGAGCCACTTCACAAATAGGGTACAACAATGAAGGAATATCCACACCCTGATGATCAAGGTTAACTTGAGTTCATAACCTATTTAAAGTTAACCTCCAAGCAATATTGACCTTAATTGGAAGTAATTTAGCCCAACGGGTAGGAGCAGACGAAGAAGGGAGTAAGTGATTATCAATAAAAGAACGAGTTGATGCCACAGAGAACTCACCCATCCACAATAAGGATCAAAACCATCTATCTGAAGTAGATGAAAGGATCATAAAATCTAACATACATCGAACTCCTAACACTAAGCATTCTCagccccctccccccccccccccccccttggttCCATGCgcaaaatcaaaaataaataaaatagttcTTATTCATCTTCAATATGACTGACATGAGCTTGTCCAAATCTAAAGTAAACAATATGGGAAATTGAGATTTTAGAGGCAAATCTCCCAACCAAATTTCCTCCCAAAAAGAAGTAAGCGAACCATCACCAATCCTCTTCTTGCAAAACGGTAAAGGTTCACTcccttaaaagtcaaaccatttACCGCCTTAAGCATATCCAACCAAATTGAATTCTTATTTAATGGAATAGATGAACCAATAATACTTTTCAAATCGTAGATAGTTGTGATAACACGATCGCAAAATGCATTCAGGTAAGAAAAAAATCTCCACGTCCACTTGAAAAGAAGAGATATGTTTAAAGCATACATACTACTCACACCTAAACCTCCAACTTGCTTATGAGATAAATCTTTCTTCTAACCTACCCAAGTCATCTTTCTTTTTTCCAAATCATCcccaataaaaaaaaattattgcgcAAAGATTCCAACTTATTAAGAATACCTATCAGATTTAATTAAAGTTAAACTACCTCCCACTTATAAGGTTTTTACTTTCTAACTTGAGAGTCAAGAAGTTACTTTATCAATTACTTCTAGCCAATAATCTAACCTAGACATATTACCTCCAACTACCAAGCCAAGAAAGGAAACGGGGTCTGCGTAGTCGCACATCCTAAGTTCCTCGCCACATTCTCCACCTGCGATAAAGGAACTCTAATACCCAAAAGTTTAGTTTTATGGACATTTATTTTCAACCTCGGAGCTAAGTGAAAGCAATGTAAGACCTGAATAATTGTATAAATATTAGAATCCCTAGAATCTCCAACAAAAATTACATCATCCGCATAAAAAAAATACGAGAAGCCGAAATTGGAGAATTGTCACCAATAGTAATACCCGAAAAAATATTCCTCTAAATCACACCTTGAAAAGCTACATGTAAGCATTCCATCACatgaataaatataaaagttgtaacatctcaaaatcataaaaatttaaaattttcaaaaacaacccatttcatccataagtgtttacaaaaccattgtttcaaaagtattattcaaaatcagagtat
This window encodes:
- the LOC111918342 gene encoding uncharacterized protein LOC111918342, whose protein sequence is MAPIINQPIKIGVLLIQSYVKQWLFGTLSQPLIQTILIPDATAAQLWKAIEDLFRDNKEANAIELENQLRNIVIGDSNVMEYYTRIKTISDLLTNIGSKVPERTLVTYALNGLSSKFDHIATTFRHRNPFPTLLEMRSILSIEEQTLQNQQNRIPQASHTDSSSSHHVLNANHQTQSSNSSNI